One window of the Klebsiella oxytoca genome contains the following:
- the ppc gene encoding phosphoenolpyruvate carboxylase: protein MNEQYSALRSNVSMLGKVLGDTIKDALGENILDRVETIRKLSKSSRAGNEANRQELLTTLQNLSNDELLPVARAFSQFLNLANTAEQYHSISPKGEAASNPEVIARTLRKLKDQPNLNETIIKQAVESLSLELVLTAHPTEITRRTLIHKMGEINNCLKQLDNNDIADYERHQVMRRLRQLIAQSWHTDEIRKHRPTPVDEAKWGFAVVENSLWEGVPNYLRELNEQLEENLNYRLPVDFVPVRFTSWMGGDRDGNPNVTADITRHVLLLSRWKATDLFLKDVQLLISELSMVECTDELRELAGAEGAQEPYRYLMKKLRSQLMETQAWLEARLKGQKLPKPAGLITQNEQLWEPLYACYQSLQACGMGIIANGELLDTLRRVKAFGVPLVRIDIRQESTRHTEALGEMTRYLGIGDYESWSEADKQAFLIRELNSKRPLLPRQWEPSEETREVLETCKVISEAPRGSIAAYVISMAKTPSDVLAVHLLLKEAGIGFALPVAPLFETLDDLNNADDVMTQLLNIDWYRGFIQGKQMVMIGYSDSAKDAGVMAASWAQYQAQDALIKTCEKAGIELTLFHGRGGSIGRGGAPAHAALLSQPPGSLKGGLRVTEQGEMIRFKYGLPEVTISSLSLYTSAILEANLLPPPEPKAQWRDIMAELSDVSCEMYRGYVRENKDFVPYFRSATPEQELGKLPLGSRPAKRRPTGGVESLRAIPWIFAWTQNRLMLPAWLGAGAALQKVVEGGKQSELESMCRDWPFFSTRLGMLEMVYSKADLWLAEYYDQRLVKPELWKLGEELRELLSADINVVLAIANDSHLMADLPWIAESIQLRNIYTDPLNVLQAELLHRSRLAEEKGEKPDPRVEQALMVTIAGVAAGMRNTG from the coding sequence ATGAACGAACAATATTCCGCTTTGCGTAGTAATGTCAGTATGCTCGGTAAGGTGCTGGGCGACACCATCAAGGATGCGCTAGGAGAGAACATTCTTGATCGTGTCGAAACTATCCGTAAGTTGTCCAAATCTTCTCGCGCCGGCAATGAAGCCAATCGCCAGGAGCTGCTCACCACGCTGCAAAACCTGTCTAACGACGAGCTGCTGCCGGTGGCGCGCGCTTTTAGCCAGTTTCTGAACCTGGCGAATACCGCTGAGCAATACCACAGCATTTCGCCCAAAGGCGAAGCGGCCAGTAATCCTGAAGTGATTGCCCGCACCCTGAGAAAGCTCAAAGACCAACCCAATCTCAACGAAACAATTATTAAACAAGCAGTTGAATCTCTGTCGCTGGAACTAGTTCTCACCGCGCACCCGACCGAAATCACGCGTCGTACGCTGATCCACAAGATGGGTGAAATCAATAACTGCCTGAAACAGCTCGATAACAACGATATTGCTGACTATGAGCGTCATCAGGTTATGCGCCGTCTGCGCCAGCTGATCGCCCAGTCCTGGCATACCGATGAAATCCGCAAGCATCGCCCAACCCCGGTAGATGAAGCCAAATGGGGCTTTGCAGTAGTCGAAAATAGCCTGTGGGAAGGCGTACCAAACTATCTGCGCGAGCTGAATGAACAGCTGGAAGAAAACCTGAACTATCGACTGCCGGTCGATTTTGTGCCGGTTCGCTTTACTTCCTGGATGGGCGGCGACCGCGACGGTAACCCAAACGTGACCGCAGACATCACCCGCCACGTCCTGCTGCTCAGCCGCTGGAAAGCAACCGATCTGTTCCTGAAAGACGTGCAGCTGCTGATTTCCGAACTGTCGATGGTCGAGTGCACCGACGAGCTGCGCGAACTGGCTGGCGCGGAAGGCGCTCAGGAACCCTATCGCTACCTGATGAAAAAACTGCGTTCGCAGCTGATGGAGACTCAAGCCTGGCTGGAAGCGCGTTTGAAAGGGCAGAAACTGCCAAAACCTGCGGGCCTTATCACGCAAAATGAGCAGCTGTGGGAACCGCTCTATGCCTGTTATCAGTCGCTACAGGCCTGCGGAATGGGCATTATCGCCAACGGCGAGCTGCTGGATACCCTGCGTCGCGTAAAAGCCTTTGGCGTACCGCTGGTACGTATCGATATCCGCCAGGAGAGCACCCGCCACACTGAAGCGCTGGGCGAGATGACCCGCTATCTCGGCATCGGCGACTACGAAAGCTGGTCAGAAGCCGATAAACAGGCTTTCCTGATCCGCGAACTGAACTCCAAACGTCCTCTGCTGCCGCGCCAGTGGGAACCGAGCGAAGAAACCCGCGAAGTGCTTGAGACCTGTAAAGTCATCTCCGAAGCGCCACGCGGCTCTATTGCGGCTTACGTCATTTCGATGGCCAAAACGCCGTCAGACGTGCTGGCTGTACATTTGTTGCTGAAAGAGGCCGGTATCGGCTTCGCGCTGCCGGTCGCCCCGCTGTTCGAAACCCTTGACGATCTGAATAACGCCGACGACGTGATGACCCAGTTGCTGAATATCGACTGGTATCGCGGCTTTATCCAGGGCAAGCAGATGGTCATGATTGGCTATTCTGACTCGGCAAAAGACGCAGGCGTCATGGCCGCCTCCTGGGCGCAGTATCAGGCTCAGGACGCATTAATTAAGACTTGTGAAAAAGCCGGTATCGAGCTGACTCTGTTCCACGGTCGCGGTGGTTCTATCGGTCGCGGCGGCGCGCCGGCGCACGCGGCTCTGCTCTCTCAGCCTCCGGGAAGCCTGAAAGGCGGCCTGCGCGTCACCGAACAGGGCGAGATGATCCGCTTTAAATACGGCCTGCCGGAAGTCACCATCAGCAGCCTGTCGCTCTACACCAGCGCGATTCTGGAAGCCAACCTGCTGCCGCCGCCGGAGCCAAAAGCGCAATGGCGCGACATCATGGCCGAGCTGTCCGACGTCTCCTGCGAGATGTACCGCGGCTACGTGCGTGAAAATAAAGATTTCGTTCCTTACTTCCGTTCCGCTACGCCGGAGCAGGAGCTGGGTAAACTGCCGCTGGGCTCGCGCCCGGCCAAACGTCGCCCCACCGGCGGCGTCGAGTCGCTGCGCGCCATTCCGTGGATCTTCGCCTGGACGCAAAACCGCCTGATGCTGCCAGCCTGGCTGGGTGCCGGCGCCGCGCTGCAAAAAGTCGTCGAAGGCGGCAAGCAGAGCGAGCTGGAAAGCATGTGCCGCGACTGGCCGTTCTTCTCTACCCGCCTCGGCATGCTGGAGATGGTCTATTCAAAAGCCGACCTGTGGCTGGCGGAATATTACGATCAGCGCCTGGTGAAACCTGAACTGTGGAAATTGGGTGAAGAGCTGCGCGAACTGCTGTCTGCCGATATCAACGTGGTGCTGGCCATCGCCAACGACTCCCACCTGATGGCTGACCTGCCATGGATCGCGGAGTCCATCCAGCTGCGTAATATCTATACCGACCCGCTGAACGTACTCCAGGCTGAGCTGCTGCATCGTTCACGCCTGGCGGAAGAGAAAGGCGAAAAACCGGATCCGCGCGTTGAACAAGCGCTGATGGTCACCATCGCAGGCGTTGCGGCAGGTATGCGTAACACCGGCTAG
- a CDS encoding helix-turn-helix transcriptional regulator: MDNSINQVIDSFIKGQAVIGRVRFSTESRPASEKAVSVDFPRLEIMLEGQLRDPAIKSEYAQLTPHDVLYIPAGGWNDPQWLMPSTLLTILFDKQQLEFVLCHWDGNALNVLDKQQVPRRGPRVGSFLLQALNEMQMQPQEQHTARCIVTSLLSHCADLLGSQAQTSSRSQALFEAIRKHIDAHFAEPLTRESVAQAFYLSPNYLSHLFQKCGPMGFNEYLNHIRLEQARMMLKGHDMKVKDIAYACGFADSNYFCRLFRKNTERSPSEYRRQYHSQLTEKTSSAKN, encoded by the coding sequence ATGGATAACAGCATCAATCAGGTTATTGATTCTTTTATTAAAGGTCAGGCGGTTATTGGTAGGGTTCGCTTTTCCACAGAGTCCAGACCAGCATCTGAGAAAGCCGTCAGCGTCGATTTTCCGCGCCTCGAAATAATGCTTGAAGGACAACTTCGCGATCCGGCGATTAAGTCCGAATATGCCCAGCTCACGCCGCACGATGTGTTGTATATTCCCGCTGGCGGATGGAACGACCCACAGTGGCTGATGCCCTCCACTCTGCTAACCATCTTATTTGATAAGCAACAGCTGGAATTCGTCCTGTGCCATTGGGACGGCAACGCGCTTAACGTGCTGGACAAACAACAGGTTCCCCGCCGTGGCCCGCGGGTAGGTTCTTTCCTGCTGCAGGCGCTTAACGAAATGCAAATGCAGCCGCAGGAGCAGCACACGGCCCGCTGTATTGTCACCAGTCTGCTCAGCCACTGTGCCGATCTGCTGGGCAGCCAGGCGCAAACGTCATCGCGCAGCCAGGCGCTTTTTGAAGCTATTCGTAAGCATATTGACGCCCATTTTGCCGAGCCCTTAACCCGAGAGTCAGTGGCGCAGGCGTTCTATCTTTCGCCAAACTATCTTTCTCATCTGTTTCAGAAATGCGGACCGATGGGTTTTAACGAATATCTGAATCACATCCGTCTGGAGCAGGCCAGAATGATGCTAAAAGGCCACGATATGAAAGTTAAGGATATCGCCTACGCCTGCGGTTTCGCCGACAGTAACTACTTCTGCCGCCTGTTTCGCAAAAACACCGAACGTTCGCCGTCGGAATACCGTCGTCAGTATCATAGCCAGCTGACGGAAAAAACATCGTCGGCAAAGAACTAG
- the argB gene encoding acetylglutamate kinase: MMNPLIIKLGGVLLDSEEALERLFTALVNYRESHQRPLIIVHGGGCVVDELMKQLNLPVKKKNGLRVTPADQIDIITGALAGTANKTLLAWAKKHGLASVGLFLGDGDSVKVTQLDEELGHVGFAQPGSPALINTLLAGGYLPVVSSIGVTDEGQLMNVNADQAATALAATLGADLILLSDVSGILDGKGQRIAEMTAAKAEQLIEQGIITDGMIVKVNAALDAARTLGRPVDIASWRHAEQLPALFNGTPIGTRILA, encoded by the coding sequence ATGATGAATCCTTTAATTATCAAACTCGGCGGCGTCCTGCTGGATAGCGAAGAAGCGCTGGAGCGCCTGTTTACGGCGCTGGTGAACTACCGCGAGTCGCATCAGCGCCCGCTGATTATTGTGCACGGCGGCGGCTGCGTGGTGGATGAACTCATGAAGCAGCTCAACCTGCCGGTGAAAAAGAAAAATGGTCTGCGGGTCACGCCGGCGGATCAGATCGATATTATTACCGGCGCGCTGGCGGGTACCGCCAATAAAACGCTGCTGGCCTGGGCGAAAAAGCACGGCCTGGCTTCCGTTGGGCTATTCCTCGGCGATGGCGATAGCGTCAAAGTGACGCAGCTAGATGAAGAGCTTGGTCATGTCGGATTCGCTCAGCCAGGTTCTCCGGCGTTGATTAACACGCTGCTGGCGGGTGGCTATCTGCCGGTCGTGAGCTCTATCGGCGTCACCGATGAGGGCCAGTTGATGAACGTTAACGCCGACCAGGCGGCCACCGCGCTGGCGGCAACGCTCGGTGCCGATCTGATTCTGCTGTCTGACGTAAGCGGTATTCTCGATGGCAAAGGCCAGCGTATTGCTGAAATGACCGCGGCGAAGGCTGAGCAGCTGATTGAACAGGGCATCATTACCGACGGAATGATCGTCAAGGTGAATGCGGCTCTGGACGCGGCGCGGACATTAGGTCGTCCGGTGGATATCGCCTCCTGGCGCCACGCGGAACAGCTGCCTGCGCTGTTTAACGGTACGCCGATCGGCACGCGTATTCTGGCATAA
- the zinT gene encoding metal-binding protein ZinT gives MTIKISAFALSISLVLANGQAVAHGHHSHGPALTDAEQKASEGIFADQDVKGRELSDWDGIWQSVNPYLLNGDLDAVLEQKAKKAGKSVAKYREYYKKGYATDVEQIGIEDNVMEFHIGKTVYACKYAYSGYKILTYASGKKGVRYLFECQQADSKAPKFVQFSDHTIAPRKSQHFHIFMGNESQEALLKEMDNWPTYYPYALHKEQIVDEMLHH, from the coding sequence ATGACCATAAAGATTTCGGCGTTTGCGCTTAGTATTAGTCTGGTACTGGCGAATGGTCAGGCTGTTGCCCACGGTCACCATAGTCATGGCCCGGCGCTGACCGACGCGGAACAAAAGGCGAGTGAAGGCATTTTTGCCGACCAGGATGTTAAGGGCAGGGAGCTGAGCGACTGGGACGGTATCTGGCAGTCGGTAAATCCCTATCTACTGAACGGCGATTTAGATGCCGTGCTGGAGCAGAAGGCCAAAAAAGCCGGTAAAAGCGTGGCGAAATATCGGGAGTACTATAAAAAGGGCTATGCCACCGATGTGGAGCAGATTGGTATCGAAGATAACGTCATGGAGTTTCACATCGGAAAAACCGTGTATGCCTGTAAGTACGCCTATTCCGGTTACAAAATCCTGACCTACGCATCCGGTAAAAAAGGCGTGCGCTACCTGTTTGAATGCCAGCAGGCGGATTCAAAAGCGCCAAAGTTCGTCCAGTTTAGCGATCACACTATTGCGCCGCGCAAATCCCAACATTTCCATATCTTTATGGGCAATGAGTCGCAGGAAGCGTTGCTGAAAGAGATGGATAACTGGCCGACCTACTACCCTTACGCGCTGCATAAAGAGCAGATTGTCGACGAAATGCTGCACCACTAA
- a CDS encoding DUF1090 domain-containing protein — protein MKYIIKPLACLIFLSPLFSGIATASNKWSGCAEKEYHIQKQLEYAKAYGNIHRVRGLERALTKVQLYCTDGKITSDWQEKVADKERKVRERVVELQHAQASGDPEKIRKKEKKLQEAKNELMEAQSGLNLSLTRQ, from the coding sequence ATGAAGTATATAATAAAACCACTTGCCTGCCTTATATTCCTGAGCCCTTTATTTTCTGGCATAGCCACTGCATCTAATAAATGGTCTGGCTGCGCAGAAAAAGAATATCACATCCAAAAACAGCTGGAGTATGCCAAAGCGTACGGAAATATACATCGAGTCAGAGGGCTGGAAAGAGCACTGACAAAAGTACAACTCTACTGTACGGACGGTAAAATCACCTCTGACTGGCAGGAGAAAGTTGCAGACAAAGAGAGAAAGGTCCGTGAACGAGTAGTAGAACTACAGCATGCACAGGCTTCAGGCGATCCTGAAAAAATCAGAAAGAAAGAAAAGAAACTACAGGAAGCCAAAAATGAGCTTATGGAAGCGCAGTCTGGTCTCAATCTGTCGCTGACCAGGCAATAA
- the argE gene encoding acetylornithine deacetylase yields the protein MKNNLPPFIEIYRALIATPSISATEEALDQSNESLINLLAGWFRDIGFNVEVQPVPDTRNKFNLLASTGHDAGGLLLAGHTDTVPFDDGRWTRDPFTLTEHDNKLYGLGTADMKGFFAFILDALRDVDVTKLKKPLYILATADEETSMAGARYFAETTQLRPDCAIIGEPTSLQPVRAHKGHISTAVRVLGQSGHSSDPARGVNAIELMHDAIGRIMQLRDDLKERYHYAAFTVPYPTLNLGAIHGGDASNRICACCELHMDIRPLPGMTLNDLNGLLNEALAPVSERWPGRLTVSELHPPIPGYECPPDHKLVEVVEKLLGAQTEVVNYCTEAPFIQTLCPTLVLGPGSINQAHQPDEYLETRFIKPTRELITQVVHHFCWH from the coding sequence ATGAAAAACAATTTACCGCCCTTTATCGAGATTTACCGCGCGTTGATCGCCACACCTTCCATCAGCGCGACCGAAGAGGCGCTGGATCAAAGCAATGAGTCTTTAATCAATTTATTGGCAGGCTGGTTCCGCGATATTGGCTTTAACGTTGAAGTTCAGCCGGTACCGGACACGCGGAACAAATTCAATCTGCTGGCCAGCACTGGTCACGACGCGGGCGGCCTGCTGCTCGCCGGACATACCGATACCGTGCCGTTTGATGATGGCCGCTGGACCCGCGATCCTTTTACCCTGACCGAGCACGACAATAAGCTATACGGCCTTGGCACCGCCGATATGAAAGGCTTCTTCGCTTTCATTCTCGACGCCCTGCGTGACGTTGATGTCACTAAACTGAAAAAGCCGCTCTATATTCTGGCAACGGCCGATGAAGAAACCAGTATGGCCGGCGCCCGCTATTTCGCCGAAACAACCCAGCTACGACCAGACTGCGCCATTATCGGCGAACCGACTTCGCTGCAGCCGGTGCGCGCACACAAAGGTCATATATCCACCGCGGTTCGCGTCCTGGGGCAGTCTGGCCACTCCAGCGACCCGGCGCGCGGCGTCAACGCCATTGAGCTGATGCACGATGCCATCGGCCGCATCATGCAGCTGCGCGATGACCTGAAAGAGCGTTATCACTACGCCGCGTTTACCGTCCCGTATCCCACGCTTAACCTCGGGGCAATTCACGGCGGCGATGCCTCCAACCGCATTTGCGCCTGCTGTGAACTGCACATGGATATTCGCCCACTGCCCGGCATGACGCTCAACGATCTTAACGGGCTGCTGAACGAGGCGCTGGCACCGGTGAGCGAACGCTGGCCCGGACGCCTGACCGTATCTGAACTGCATCCGCCGATCCCTGGCTACGAATGCCCACCGGACCATAAGCTGGTCGAGGTGGTCGAGAAACTACTCGGCGCGCAAACCGAAGTGGTGAACTACTGTACCGAAGCGCCGTTTATTCAGACCCTGTGTCCGACGCTGGTATTGGGTCCAGGCTCTATTAATCAGGCCCACCAGCCTGATGAGTACCTGGAAACGCGTTTTATTAAGCCAACTCGCGAGCTTATCACTCAGGTGGTCCATCATTTTTGTTGGCACTAA
- the argC gene encoding N-acetyl-gamma-glutamyl-phosphate reductase, translating to MLNTLIVGASGYAGAELVAYVNRHPHMTITALTVSAQSNDAGKLVSDLHPQLKGIVDLPLQPMSDISEFSAGVDVVFLATAHEVSHDLAPQFLAAGCVVFDLSGAFRVNDGAFYEKYYGFTHQHPELLEQAVYGLAEWSVDKLKEANLIAVPGCYPTAAQLSLKPLIDAGLLDLSQWPVINATSGVSGAGRKASIGNSFCEVSLQPYGVFNHRHHPEISTHLGAEVIFTPHLGNFKRGILETITCRLKPGVSKEQVAAVFQQAYADKPLVRLYDKGVPALKNVVGLPFCDIGFAVQDEHIIVVAAEDNLLKGAAAQAVQCANIRFGFAETQSLI from the coding sequence ATGTTGAACACGCTGATTGTGGGCGCCAGCGGCTATGCCGGCGCAGAGCTAGTGGCCTATGTAAATCGCCATCCTCATATGACCATAACCGCTTTGACGGTCTCCGCGCAAAGCAATGATGCGGGAAAATTAGTTTCCGATTTGCATCCGCAGCTGAAAGGCATTGTCGATCTGCCGCTGCAGCCGATGTCCGATATCAGCGAGTTTAGCGCCGGAGTGGACGTGGTTTTTCTCGCCACCGCGCATGAGGTTAGCCATGACCTTGCACCACAGTTTCTTGCCGCAGGCTGCGTGGTGTTCGATCTCTCCGGGGCGTTTCGCGTGAATGACGGCGCCTTCTATGAAAAATATTACGGTTTTACTCATCAGCACCCTGAGCTGCTGGAGCAGGCGGTTTACGGCCTGGCCGAGTGGAGCGTCGATAAACTGAAAGAGGCGAATCTGATCGCCGTACCGGGCTGCTATCCGACGGCGGCCCAGCTGTCGTTAAAACCGCTGATCGACGCGGGGTTATTAGATCTTAGCCAGTGGCCGGTGATCAACGCCACCAGTGGAGTCAGCGGCGCCGGGCGTAAAGCCTCTATCGGTAATAGCTTCTGCGAAGTTAGCCTGCAACCCTATGGCGTTTTCAACCATCGTCATCACCCGGAAATTTCAACCCACCTGGGCGCGGAGGTTATTTTTACCCCGCATCTGGGCAATTTTAAACGTGGGATTCTGGAAACCATCACCTGCCGTCTGAAGCCAGGCGTTAGCAAAGAGCAGGTTGCGGCGGTATTCCAGCAGGCCTACGCGGATAAACCGCTGGTACGTTTATACGACAAAGGCGTCCCTGCATTGAAAAATGTGGTCGGTCTGCCATTCTGTGATATCGGTTTTGCGGTCCAGGATGAACATATCATCGTGGTGGCGGCGGAAGATAACCTGCTGAAAGGCGCGGCCGCGCAGGCCGTTCAGTGCGCTAATATTCGTTTCGGCTTCGCTGAGACGCAGTCTCTTATTTAA
- the argH gene encoding argininosuccinate lyase has product MALWGGRFTQAADQRFKQFNDSLRFDYRLAEQDIVGSVAWSKALVTVGVLTADEQLQLEEALNILLEEVRANPQQILESDAEDIHSWVEGKLIDKVGQLGKKLHTGRSRNDQVATDLKLWCKDTVVELLSANRQLQSALVETAEANQDAVMPGYTHLQRAQPVTFAHWCLAYVEMLARDESRLQDALKRLDVSPLGCGALAGTAYEIDREQLAGWLGFASATRNSLDSVSDRDHVLELLSDASIGMVHLSRFAEDLIFFNTGEAGFIELSDRVTSGSSLMPQKKNPDALELIRGKCGRVQGALTGMMMTLKGLPLAYNKDMQEDKEGLFDALDTWLDCLHMAALVLDGIQVKRPRCEEAAQQGYANATELADYLVAKGVPFREAHHIVGEAVVEAIAQGKPLEELPLTDLQKFSSVIADDVYPILSLQSCLDKRAAKGGVSPQQVARAIAEAKQRLV; this is encoded by the coding sequence ATGGCACTTTGGGGTGGGCGTTTTACTCAGGCAGCGGATCAGCGGTTCAAACAGTTCAACGACTCTTTGCGCTTTGATTATCGCCTGGCGGAGCAGGATATCGTTGGCTCTGTTGCCTGGTCCAAAGCGCTGGTGACGGTTGGCGTTTTGACCGCTGATGAACAACTGCAGCTGGAAGAGGCGCTGAATATTCTGCTGGAAGAGGTGCGGGCGAATCCGCAGCAGATCCTCGAAAGCGATGCGGAAGATATTCACAGCTGGGTGGAAGGTAAACTGATCGACAAGGTCGGCCAGCTGGGGAAAAAGCTGCATACCGGGCGTAGCCGTAATGACCAGGTCGCGACAGATCTGAAGCTATGGTGCAAAGACACCGTGGTGGAGCTGCTGTCGGCGAATCGCCAGTTGCAAAGCGCGCTGGTTGAGACGGCGGAGGCTAATCAGGACGCGGTGATGCCGGGCTATACCCACCTGCAGCGCGCGCAGCCGGTAACATTTGCCCACTGGTGTCTGGCCTATGTCGAAATGCTGGCGCGTGATGAAAGCCGTCTGCAGGATGCGTTGAAGCGTCTGGACGTCAGCCCGCTGGGCTGCGGCGCGCTGGCGGGTACCGCCTATGAAATCGATCGTGAACAGCTTGCCGGCTGGCTGGGATTCGCTTCGGCTACCCGCAATAGCCTGGACAGCGTGTCCGATCGCGATCACGTGCTCGAACTGCTGTCCGATGCTTCAATCGGCATGGTCCACCTGTCGCGCTTTGCCGAAGATCTGATCTTCTTTAATACCGGTGAAGCGGGCTTTATTGAGCTTTCTGACCGCGTAACCTCCGGCTCATCCCTGATGCCGCAGAAGAAAAACCCGGATGCGCTGGAGCTGATCCGCGGTAAATGCGGTCGCGTACAGGGCGCGCTTACCGGCATGATGATGACCCTCAAGGGGCTGCCTCTGGCCTACAACAAAGATATGCAGGAAGATAAAGAAGGGCTGTTTGACGCGCTTGATACCTGGCTCGACTGCCTGCATATGGCGGCTCTGGTGCTTGACGGTATTCAGGTAAAACGCCCGCGTTGTGAAGAGGCGGCGCAGCAGGGCTACGCGAATGCGACCGAGCTGGCGGATTATCTGGTAGCTAAAGGCGTGCCGTTCCGTGAAGCGCACCATATTGTCGGCGAAGCGGTGGTTGAGGCCATAGCCCAGGGCAAGCCGCTGGAAGAACTGCCGCTGACCGATTTGCAGAAGTTTAGCAGCGTTATTGCTGATGACGTCTATCCAATCCTGTCGCTGCAGTCGTGTCTGGATAAGCGTGCGGCTAAAGGTGGCGTTTCTCCGCAGCAGGTTGCCCGCGCAATTGCTGAGGCCAAACAGCGTCTGGTCTAA
- the oxyR gene encoding DNA-binding transcriptional regulator OxyR — protein sequence MNIRDLEYLVALAEHRHFRRAADSCHVSQPTLSGQIRKLEDELGVMLLERTSRKVLFTQAGLLLVDQARTVLREVKVLKEMASQQGETMSGPLHIGLIPTIGPYLLPLIIPMLHQTFPKLEMYLHEAQTHQLLAQLDSGKLDCAILALVKESEAFIEVPLFDEPMMLAVYEDHPWANRECVPMSDLAGEKLLMLEDGHCLRDQAMGFCFEAGADEDTHFRATSLETLRNMVAAGSGITLLPALAVPQERKRDGVVYVPCIKPEPRRTVGLVYRPGSPLRSRYEHLAEAIRGKMDGHFDAALKQAV from the coding sequence ATGAATATTCGCGATCTTGAATATCTGGTAGCGCTAGCCGAACACCGCCACTTCCGCCGCGCGGCGGATTCTTGTCACGTCAGCCAACCTACGCTCAGCGGACAAATCCGCAAGCTGGAGGATGAACTCGGCGTGATGTTGCTGGAGCGCACCAGCCGTAAGGTTCTGTTCACCCAGGCAGGGCTGCTGCTGGTGGATCAAGCGCGTACCGTGTTACGCGAAGTCAAAGTGCTTAAGGAAATGGCAAGCCAGCAGGGAGAGACGATGTCAGGGCCGCTGCATATCGGACTGATCCCGACTATTGGCCCTTATCTGTTGCCGTTGATTATCCCAATGCTGCACCAGACCTTTCCTAAGCTGGAAATGTATCTGCATGAAGCACAGACCCATCAGCTGCTGGCGCAGCTAGATAGCGGTAAGCTCGACTGCGCGATTCTGGCGCTGGTTAAAGAGAGCGAAGCTTTTATTGAAGTGCCGCTGTTTGATGAGCCAATGATGCTGGCTGTTTACGAAGATCATCCATGGGCTAACCGCGAGTGCGTACCGATGTCGGACCTGGCGGGTGAAAAGCTGCTGATGCTGGAAGATGGCCACTGCCTGCGCGATCAGGCGATGGGCTTCTGCTTTGAAGCTGGTGCCGATGAGGATACCCACTTTCGCGCGACCAGCCTCGAAACGCTGCGTAACATGGTGGCTGCCGGCAGCGGCATTACTCTACTACCGGCCTTAGCCGTGCCGCAGGAGAGAAAGCGCGATGGCGTGGTCTATGTGCCCTGCATCAAGCCGGAACCCAGACGTACCGTTGGGCTGGTTTATCGTCCGGGCTCCCCGCTGCGTAGCCGTTATGAGCATCTGGCGGAGGCCATCCGCGGTAAGATGGATGGCCATTTCGACGCCGCGTTAAAACAGGCGGTTTAA